A region from the Oncorhynchus keta strain PuntledgeMale-10-30-2019 chromosome 5, Oket_V2, whole genome shotgun sequence genome encodes:
- the LOC118384568 gene encoding zinc finger BED domain-containing protein 6-like, which translates to MTEFKRAFSLVWDHFTLVTPNKVQCALCSQRLSFNKNTSAMLRHLRSRHPSEAWYSNSTSGAHSSTSNSTSGVHSTFSNSIISSAGVHSSFSGTTGLNSMFTNNAAAGHHIQVRTTRQEDLDDALVNMLVKDTQPFSVVEEEGFAAFVQKLDPSYNLPNKQALKKMVGSRCEFINDNVVSQMVISDFVSLTSDMWTSIDKHSYISVTGHLVAENAQLSTFLLGISKLPENHKVIHIEEAKNQLVASWGLHSRVAAFVTENSENMVATVQKLGILQLPSFAHVLNLVIKRSMEATLELQDIRSQARAIVSFFKSNQNAEMRLAEVQGQLGRPEQKLIQEVDSRWNSSFSMLERVFDQRESVAAALSTLDTDIIPLGSADYEVIHQCLGVLGSFNQATAELASEKRVSASKVIPLVRMLKITLEKKHGAIIHPTATQLASNLQRELQTSCSMVETEPILALSALLDPRFKMLAFGNQGYAQEAVKLLTSECASLIRINPDKDDTLPPSTTGSTTPSPTSPHTSWAMETASISMATSPSKSHDGGLWEMFDSKVGETQSVQSSTADAAVEVQHYLSDPYLNRVENPMHYWEKHSKVYPHLFQLARKYLSVPASSVPCERIFTKAGDVFNKKRSCLSMKAVEQIMLLNKGLV; encoded by the exons ATGACTGAGTTTAAGAGAGCCTTCTCACTGGTGTGGGATCACTTCACTCTAGTGACACCCAATAAGGTCCAGTgcgccctctgttcacaacggcTTAGCTTCAACAAAAACACCTCCGCCATGTTAAGGCACCTACGATCAAGGCACCCAAGCGAGGCCTGGTACAGCAACTCAACATCTGGAGCCCACTCAAGCACAAGCAACTCAACATCTGGAGTCCACTCAACGTTCTCTAACTCAATAATTAGTAGTGCTGGAGTCCACTCATCGTTCTCTGGTACTACAGGACTAAACTCAATGTTTACAAACAATGCTGCTGCTGGACACCACATCCAAG TCAGGACCACCAGACAAGAAGACCTGGATGATGCCCTAGTCAACATGTTGGTTAAAGACACCCAGCCATTTTCAGTAGTTGAGGAAGAGGGATTCGCTGCTTTCGTCCAAAAGCTAGACCCAAGCTACAATCTTCCAAACAAGCAAGCGCTAAAGAAAATGGTGGGGTCTCGGTGTGAATTCATCAATGATAATGTTGTATCTCAGATGGTAATTTCTGACTTTGTCAGCCTGACTTCGGACATGTGGACATCTATAGACAAGCACAGTTACATTTCAGTGACGGGGCATTTGGTAGCAGAAAATGCCCAGTTATCCACTTTCCTCCTTGGGATTTCTAAGCTGCCTGAAAACCACAAAGTGATCCACATTGAGGAGGCCAAAAACCAACTGGTAGCGAGCTGGGGCCTCCACAGCAGGGTTGCTGCATTTGTCACAGAGAACAGCGAAAATATGGTAGCCACGGTTCAGAAACTAGGAATCCTCCAGTTGCCCTCTTTTGCACACGTCCTGAACCTTGTGATTAAGAGGTCCATGGAGGCTACTTTGGAGCTGCAGGACATCCGCTCCCAAGCGCGGGCTATCGTGTCTTTCTTCAAGTCGAATCAGAACGCAGAGATGAGGTTAGCCGAGGTGCAGGGGCAGCTAGGCAGGCCGGAGCAGAAGCTGATCCAGGAAGTGGACTCGAGATGGAACAGTAGCTTTTCTATGCTGGAACGCGTCTTTGATCAGAGGGAGTCTGTGGCTGCTGCTCTCAGCACCCTGGACACGGACATCATCCCTCTGGGATCTGCTGACTACGAGGTCATCCACCAGTGTCTCGGAGTGTTGGGTTCCTTCAACCAGGCCACAGCTGAGCTCGCCTCAGAGAAACGCGTCTCGGCCTCCAAGGTCATTCCTCTTGTCCGGATGCTGAAGATAACCCTTGAGAAGAAGCACGGTGCGATCATACACCCTACGGCAACACAGCTGGCGTCTAACCTGCAGAGGGAGCTTCAGACGAGCTGCAGTATGGTGGAGACCGAGCCAATCctggctctctctgctctcctagACCCGCGCTTCAAAATGTTGGCCTTCGGGAACCAAGGCTACGCTCAGGAGGCGGTGAAGCTCCTCACGTCCGAGTGCGCTTCGTTAATCCGGATAAATCCGGACAAGGATGACACTCTTCCGCCGTCCACCACCGGGTCAACGACGCCCTCCCCGACATCACCCCACACCTCCTGGGCAATGGAAACCGCTTCCATCTCCATGGCAACATCTCCGTCTAAGTCCCACGATGGGGGTCTGTGGGAGATGTTTGACAGTAAAGTGGGTGAGACACAGAGCGTCCAGAGCAGCACGGCGGACGCAGCGGTGGAGGTACAACACTACCTCAGTGACCCGTACCTGAACCGAGTGGAGAACCCCATGCACTACTGGGAGAAGCACTCCAAGGTGTACCCGCACCTGTTCCAGCTGGCTCGGAAATACCTCAGCGTTCCCGCCTCGTCTGTGCCATGCGAGCGCATATTCACCAAAGCTGGAGATGTGTTCAATAAAAAGAGGAGTTGCCTCAGTATGAAGGCTGTAGAGCAGATAATGCTGTTGAATAAAGGTCTCGTATAG
- the LOC127930021 gene encoding gamma-crystallin M3-like produces the protein MSTSMNMGRIVFYEDRNFQGRSYECSSDCADMSSYLSRCHSCRVQSGCFMVYDRNNYMGNQYFMRRGEYSDFQSMMGMTDIRSCRTIPMHRGSYRMRIYERDNFGGQMHEMMDDCDSIMDRYRMSDCQSCNVMDGHWLMYEQPHFRGRMTYMRPGEYRNFRDMGMSGMRFMSMRRITDMC, from the exons ATGTCCACCAGCATGAACATGGGCAGG ATCGTCTTCTACGAGGACAGGAACTTCCAGGGTCGTTCCTATGAGTGCAGCAGCGACTGCGCTGACATGTCCTCCTACCTGAGCAGGTGCCACTCCTGTAGGGTTCAGAGCGGCTGCTTCATGGTCTACGACCGCAACAACTACATGGGAAACCAGTACTTCATGAGGAGGGGAGAGTACTCTGACTTCCAGAGTATGATGGGAATGACTGATATCAGGTCCTGCCGCACAATCCCCATG CACAGAGGATCCTACAGAATGAGGATCTACGAGAGAGATAACTTCGGAGGTCAGATGCACGAGATGATGGACGACTGTGACTCCATCATGGACCGTTACCGTATGTCCGACTGCCAGTCCTGCAACGTGATGGATGGCCACTGGCTGATGTACGAGCAGCCCCACTTCAGAGGCAGGATGACTTACATGAGGCCTGGAGAGTACAGGAACTTCAGAGACATGGGCATGAGTGGCATGAGGTTCATGAGCATGAGGCGTATCACTGATATGTGCTAG
- the LOC127930022 gene encoding gamma-crystallin M3-like has protein sequence MSTSMNMGRIVFYEDRNFQGRSYECSSDCADMSSYLSRCHSCRVQSGCFMVYDRNNYMGNQYFMRRGEYSDFQSMMGMTDIRSCRTIPMHRGSYRMRIYERDNFGGQMHEMMDDCDSIMDRYRMSDCQSCNVMDGHWLMYEQPHFRGRMTYMRPGEYRNFRDMGMSGMRFMSMRRITDMC, from the exons ATGTCCACCAGCATGAACATGGGCAGG ATCGTCTTCTACGAGGACAGGAACTTCCAGGGTCGTTCCTATGAGTGCAGCAGCGACTGCGCTGACATGTCCTCCTACCTGAGCAGGTGCCACTCCTGTAGGGTTCAGAGCGGCTGCTTCATGGTCTACGACCGCAACAACTACATGGGAAACCAGTACTTCATGAGGAGGGGAGAGTACTCTGACTTCCAGAGTATGATGGGAATGACTGATATCAGGTCCTGCCGCACGATCCCCATG CACAGAGGATCCTACAGAATGAGGATCTACGAGAGAGATAACTTCGGAGGTCAGATGCACGAGATGATGGACGACTGTGACTCCATCATGGACCGTTACCGTATGTCCGACTGCCAGTCCTGCAACGTGATGGATGGCCACTGGCTGATGTACGAGCAGCCCCACTTCAGAGGCAGGATGACTTACATGAGGCCTGGAGAGTACAGGAACTTCAGAGACATGGGCATGAGTGGCATGAGGTTCATGAGCATGAGGCGTATCACTGATATGTGCTAG